The Bradyrhizobium sp. WSM471 genome includes the window CATGCTTGGTGCCGAGATAGTGGCAGATGCCGGACGATTCCGTCATCCTGGTCTCGCCGTCGATCAAGAAGGGGATCGTGCCCAGCGGATTGAGCGCGAGGTATTCCTTGGCGAACACCCGCGGCGGGAATGGCAGCATCTTCAATTCGTAGGGAAGCCCCATCTCCTCCAGCATCCAGAGCGGACGGAAGGAACGCGCAGCGTCGCAGTGATAAAGCGTGATCATCAGGAACTTCCTTTGCTGCCGGGCAGCGTGCCCATCATCTTGCACAGGACCATCAGCATGACCTCGTCGGCGCCACCGCCGATCGATGTCAGGCGACTATCGCGATAGGCGCGACTGACCGGCGTCTCGTTGGTAAAGCCCATTCCGCCCCAATATTGCAAGCAGGCGTCGGTAAGCTCGCGGCCGAGTCGCCCGGCCTTCAGCTTGGCCATGGTCGCAAGTTTTGTGACATCCTCGCCCGCCACCAGCGCCTCGCCAGCACGATAGATCAGCGCGCGCAGCAGCTCGACCTCGGTCTGCATCTCGGCCAGCTTGAAGTGAACGACCTGGTTGTCGAGGATCGACTTCCCAAAGGCCTTGCGATTGCGGGTGTAGTCGATGGTCTCGTTGATGATGTATTCATGCGCCTTCAGGCAGGCGGCCGCGCCCCAGAGCCGCTCCTCCTGGAACTGGATCATCTGGTAGGTAAAGCCCTTGCCCTCCTCGCCGATCCGGTTGCGCCTGGGCACGCGGACATTATCGAAGAAGATCTGCGCGGTGTCGGAGGAGCGCATGCCCATCTTGTCGAGCTTGCGCGCGACGGTGACGCCCTTGGTCTTCATCGGCACGCAGATCAGCGACTTGTTGCGGTGAACGGGTCCGTCGCCGGTATTGGCGAGCAGGCAGATCCAGTCGGCCTGAGTGCCGTTGGTGATCCACATCTTGCCGCCATCGATGACGTAATCGTCGCCGTCCGCGCGCGCATTGGTCTTGATCGAGGCGACGTCAGAACCAGCGCCGGGCTCGGAGACGCCGATGCAGGCGACGTAGTCGCCTGAGATCGAGGGGCTGAGAAACTCACGCCGCACCTCGTCCGAGCCGAACCGCGCCAGCGCCGGCGTCGCCATGTCGGTCTGCACCCCGATGGCCATCGGCACGCCGCCGCAGGTGATGGCGCCAAGCTCCTCCGCCATCATCAGTGCGTAGGAGTAATCGAGCCCGGAGCCGCCGAATTCGACCGGCTTGTTCAGCCCGAGAAAGCCGAGGCTGCCCATCTTCCTGAACAGCTCGTGCGCCGGGAAGATGTCGGCTTTTTCCCATTCATCGACATAGGGATTGATTTCGTTGGCAATAAATTTTTGCAAGCTTCGGCGGATCTCGTCGTGATCGGCGGTAAACAGCATTTCTTTCCCTTTGTCATTCCGGGGCGCGCGAAGCGCGAACCCGGAATCCGTTCTTCTGCGACATCTGCGGCTCGATGGATTCCGGGTTCGACGCTACGCGCCGCCCCGGAATGACGGCGTCCTTCACAACCCCATCTGCCGCGACGCCAGATCCTTCATGATCTCCTCGGTGCCGCCGCCGATGGCGTTGACCTTGACCTCGCGATAGATGCGCTCGGCCTTGATGCCGCGCATGAAGCCTGCGCCGCCAAAAATCTGCACGGCTTCCGAGGCGCAGAATGCCATGGTCTGGGTCGCCTGGTTCTTCATCATGCAGATTTCGGCGACCGGGCTTTCGCCCTGCTCCAGGCGCCAGGCCAGCATCTCAAGCATCGCTTGCGATGCGGCGACCTTCTGCGCCATGTCGACGATCTTGTGGCGGATCACCTGGTGCTGCGCGAGGGGCTTGCCAAAGGTCTTGCGCTCCTTGGCATAGGCAATCGCCTCGTCGAGGCAGACGCGCGCGAACGCGGTGCAGCCCGCCGCCATGCCCATGCGCTCGCTGTTGAAATTCCGCATGATGATCTTGAAGCCATGGCCTTCCTCGCCGATCAGGTTTTCCGCCGGTACGCGGCACGCGTCGAAATGCAGGGTCGCGGTGTCGGAGGCCCACCAGCCCATCTTCTTCAGCTTGGTCCGAGACAGGCCGGGCGTATCCCCCTCGATCAGGAGCAGGCTGACGCCGCCGGCGCCCTCGCCGCCGGTGCGCACCGCAACGGTCAGATAGTCGGCACGCATCCCGGATGTGATGAAGGTCTTCTCGCCGCTCACGACGTAGTAATCGCCGTCGCGCCGCGCCTTGGTCCGGAGGCTCGCAACATCAGAACCGCCGCCCGGCTCGGTGATCGCGAGCGCCGAGATTTTCTCACCCGCGAGCACCTGAGGCAGCACGCGCGCCTTGACCTCGGGGCGCGCGGCCCGCGCGACCGGCGGCGAACCGATCGTATGGCTCATCAAGCTGGCGCTGACGCCGCCGGCGCCAGCCCGCGCCAGCTCCTGGCTGGCGACGATCTTCATGAACTGGTCGGCGGCGATCCCGCCATATTCCTCGGGAAATCCGAGTCCCAAGAGCCCGATCTCGGCCGCCTTGCGATAGAGTGCGCGCGGGAATTCGCCGGCCTCATCCCACTCGTGGGCGAAGGGCGTAATCTCCTTGTCGACGAAGCGGCGCATCACCTCGCGAAAGGTGTCATGCTCGGCGGTATAGAACGGGCTCATCATCGCACTCTCGCCTTGCTGGCGGATTCGTCTCGTCCACCATGGCCGGAACCTTGGCGGCTCACTTGCGCGGAGTGGCTGGCCGGCGGCCGCTTCCGAGCAGCGCCCGCTCTAGCAACTCAACGCAAGACGATTTTGACCGCTCGCGCGCCAACTCCGGATCAAAAAAAGGCGTGGTGCACAAACTCCGGCTGGCCCCTGGGCCATGCCGGGCATGGTGCATGGCAATAGGGACGCTGGCGGCACCAGACCGCCGAGGAGGAATTCTTGGCCGTTCGTTACTACGACTGGATCGCCCATTATGGCCGCCGCACGCCGAACAAGATTGCGGTGATCGACCTCGCGAGCGAGCGCCGCTTCAGCTATGCGCAGCTCGACGCGCGCATCTCGCGTCTCGCGTCATTTCTGCGCCATACGCTGGAAGTCTCGCGCGGCGAGCGGGTCGCCGTGCTGGCGCTGAACACGACCGATACGCTGGAGGTGCAATTCGCCTGCGGGCGATTAGGTGCGATCTTCGTGCCGCTGAACACCCGCCTCACAGTTCCCGAACTCCAGTTCATCACCGCAGATTGCGCGCCGAAGGTGATGATCCACGACACCGATCTTGCCGAAACGGCGCTTGCCGTCGCAAAGCTCTGCGGCATCGAGACGAGCCTGCTGCTTGGCCCCGGCGGCACTTATGAGGCCGGGATCGCCGCCGCAAAGCCGCTTGAGACAATCGAGGAGGTCACCCTCGATGACGTCTCGACCATCATGTACACCTCGGGCACGACGGGTCATCCGAAGGGCGCCACCATCACCCATGGCATGACCTTCTGGAATTGCGTCAATCTCGGCGGCCCCGCCTGCATCGGGCCGTCCTCGGTGCTGCTCACCGCGCTGCCGCTGTTCCACACCGGCGGTCTGAATTGCTACACCAATCCGGTGCTGCATGCCGGCGGCACCGTGATGATCATGCGCGCCTTCGATCCCGGCACGGCGCTTGGTCTCATCAATGATCCCGCGCAGGGCATCAACGTGTTCTTCGGCGTGCCCGCGATCTACCAGTTCATGGCCCAGCATCCGGCCTTCGCGACCACCGACCTCGGCCGGCTGATCGTCGGCGGTGTCGGCGGCGCACCAATGCCGGTGCCGCTGCTCAAGGTGTGGGAGGCGCGCGGCGTCGCGCTCCAGCAGGGCTACGGCATGACCGAGACCTCGCCGGCCGTGCTGGTGCTCGATCGCGAAGATGCGGCACGGAAAGCCGGCTCCGCCGGCAAGCCGGTGCTGCACACGGAAGTGCGCATCGTGCGTCCTGACGGCAGTGACGCCGATGTCGGCGAACTTGGTGAACTCTGGGTCAAGGGACCGAACATCACGCCCGGCTACTGGAACAGGCCGGAGGCGAACAAGACGTCGTTCACCGATGGCTGGCTGCACACGGGCGACGCGACACGCGTCGACGAGGAAGGTTTCTACTACATCGTCGACCGCTGGAAGGACATGTACATCTCCGGAGGCGAGAACGTTTATCCGGCCGAGGTCGAAAACGTCCTGCACCAGCTCAACGCCATCGCGGAAGCCGCCGTAATCGGCATTCCCGATCCTCAATGGGGCGAGGTCGGCCTCGCCATCGTCGCGGCCAAGCCGGGGCAAAGGCTGACCGAGGCCGATGTCTTCGCGCATTGCGCGGCGAATCTCGCGCGCTTCAAATGTCCGCGACAGGTCCGCTTCGTCGAAGCGTTACCCCGCAACGCCACCGGCAAGATCCACAAGCCGACCTTGCGCAAGGAATTCTCGGTTACTTCCGAAGTCGACAACAAAGCCGCCAACGCCTGATCAAAGCACCCCTCTCGCTGGCGCTTTTCTCTTTCAATGCGCCTGCTCCAACCCAGAAGAAACCCCAAGGGGTTTTAAGGGCCGCTATTCTCTTCGGCGAGCGCGGGGGTTTCCGCGCATTCAATCGCGAGCCTGTCCTGGCCTACATCGATCGCCGCGATCGGCAGGCCGAGACGACGCGAATCGCCGCGGCCCCTGAACACGGGGCATGCCCAGGCGAGGGTGGCGATGCCTGACGGCGGCAGATCGAGGCTCAGTCTGTAGCTGTCATAGCCGGTCGCGACCGCTTCGGGGGCGACGGCCGTGCCGTCGAGATAGAATCGCGTGCCGATCGTATCCAGCGGCGCGCGAAGCGCGGGGCTTCGAACGCGGACGATGGTGCGGCCAGGCATTCCCTTGATCCGAACGGCAGCCTCCGGTTCGCTCCAGCGAAACGTATGACCGACGGAGATCTCCTCGGCATGGAAGCCGATCTGCGCGATAATCTGCTCGCCAAGAAGGCCGCCGGCAGACCGCGTGTATCGCCCGAGACGATGAATGCAATCGAGTCTCTGATGCCGGATCAGCGCGGCGATGTATCGCCGCATCCATCGCGCGATCGCATCGCGCGATCCGACGGTCGTCAGAACGACCAGCACGGCCCGCGCGTACCATGCCCCCAGCCGCGCGAAGCCGCGCGCGCCGAGACTGCCGAGCAGCGCCGGTACCGCCCAACGCCATAACGCCAGCAATTTCTCGCCAGGCCGTCCCCAGCCGCCGCCAGCGAGGCTGTAGCGCAGGAGCGCGTTCAATGCATTGCGGGCGAGCGACGCGCCGGCCTCGCTCCGCGAGCTCCACTCGACCGGAATGTCGAGCAGCTCGCTGCCGGCATCGTTGCGGGCCTCGCTCAGATAGCGAATCTCGCCTTGCACGAAGTCGAGCGTGAATTGCTTCAGCTCGTCGATCTCGCCGACGTAATAGTGATGGAAGCGCGCCTCCTCGAGATAGCCGATGGAATGGCCTCTCGCGTGATAGGCGGCTGCAAGCACCCATTCGGCGAAATGACCGAGCTCCTCGCGCAGGCCGCCGCATTCCCGGTAGACGTCGCGCCGCGTCACGAAACACTGATCCAGGACCTTGCGCCAGGGATGCTGCTTCATACCGAACTCGATGTCGGCCTGGTACATGGCGGCCTCTGCCACGGATAACCGGTTATGGCAGATCGGGATCGAACGGCAGGAAAAGCCGGCCCAGTCGGGATGAGCATCGATCGCGCGAATGCAGAGTTCGATCACGTCGGGTTCGGGCCGGCAGTGCGATTCAGTGAAGAACAGATAGCTGCCGCGCGCCTTCGTCGCGCCGAATGCGCAGAGCCCGATGTCGTGTTCGGAATCGGTGAATTCAAGGCGAGCCCTGTTGCCGGCCAGCGCCTTCAACTGCTCGCGTGCCGTGAAATCCGGCGGCACGACCAAAATGATCTCGTAGAGCGATTTGTCGGCAGTCTGCGACGTCCAGCCGAGCCAGGACATCTCCCACTGCCCGCGGTGAGATTCGAGCGGGATAATGATTGAGAACAGCGGAGATTCGCCGTCGTCGAGTGCGGGCGCGTCCTGCATGTCCCCTTATAG containing:
- a CDS encoding acyl-CoA dehydrogenase family protein; this translates as MLFTADHDEIRRSLQKFIANEINPYVDEWEKADIFPAHELFRKMGSLGFLGLNKPVEFGGSGLDYSYALMMAEELGAITCGGVPMAIGVQTDMATPALARFGSDEVRREFLSPSISGDYVACIGVSEPGAGSDVASIKTNARADGDDYVIDGGKMWITNGTQADWICLLANTGDGPVHRNKSLICVPMKTKGVTVARKLDKMGMRSSDTAQIFFDNVRVPRRNRIGEEGKGFTYQMIQFQEERLWGAAACLKAHEYIINETIDYTRNRKAFGKSILDNQVVHFKLAEMQTEVELLRALIYRAGEALVAGEDVTKLATMAKLKAGRLGRELTDACLQYWGGMGFTNETPVSRAYRDSRLTSIGGGADEVMLMVLCKMMGTLPGSKGSS
- a CDS encoding acyl-CoA dehydrogenase family protein, whose protein sequence is MMSPFYTAEHDTFREVMRRFVDKEITPFAHEWDEAGEFPRALYRKAAEIGLLGLGFPEEYGGIAADQFMKIVASQELARAGAGGVSASLMSHTIGSPPVARAARPEVKARVLPQVLAGEKISALAITEPGGGSDVASLRTKARRDGDYYVVSGEKTFITSGMRADYLTVAVRTGGEGAGGVSLLLIEGDTPGLSRTKLKKMGWWASDTATLHFDACRVPAENLIGEEGHGFKIIMRNFNSERMGMAAGCTAFARVCLDEAIAYAKERKTFGKPLAQHQVIRHKIVDMAQKVAASQAMLEMLAWRLEQGESPVAEICMMKNQATQTMAFCASEAVQIFGGAGFMRGIKAERIYREVKVNAIGGGTEEIMKDLASRQMGL
- a CDS encoding glycosyltransferase family 2 protein, translated to MQDAPALDDGESPLFSIIIPLESHRGQWEMSWLGWTSQTADKSLYEIILVVPPDFTAREQLKALAGNRARLEFTDSEHDIGLCAFGATKARGSYLFFTESHCRPEPDVIELCIRAIDAHPDWAGFSCRSIPICHNRLSVAEAAMYQADIEFGMKQHPWRKVLDQCFVTRRDVYRECGGLREELGHFAEWVLAAAYHARGHSIGYLEEARFHHYYVGEIDELKQFTLDFVQGEIRYLSEARNDAGSELLDIPVEWSSRSEAGASLARNALNALLRYSLAGGGWGRPGEKLLALWRWAVPALLGSLGARGFARLGAWYARAVLVVLTTVGSRDAIARWMRRYIAALIRHQRLDCIHRLGRYTRSAGGLLGEQIIAQIGFHAEEISVGHTFRWSEPEAAVRIKGMPGRTIVRVRSPALRAPLDTIGTRFYLDGTAVAPEAVATGYDSYRLSLDLPPSGIATLAWACPVFRGRGDSRRLGLPIAAIDVGQDRLAIECAETPALAEENSGP
- a CDS encoding long-chain fatty acid--CoA ligase is translated as MAVRYYDWIAHYGRRTPNKIAVIDLASERRFSYAQLDARISRLASFLRHTLEVSRGERVAVLALNTTDTLEVQFACGRLGAIFVPLNTRLTVPELQFITADCAPKVMIHDTDLAETALAVAKLCGIETSLLLGPGGTYEAGIAAAKPLETIEEVTLDDVSTIMYTSGTTGHPKGATITHGMTFWNCVNLGGPACIGPSSVLLTALPLFHTGGLNCYTNPVLHAGGTVMIMRAFDPGTALGLINDPAQGINVFFGVPAIYQFMAQHPAFATTDLGRLIVGGVGGAPMPVPLLKVWEARGVALQQGYGMTETSPAVLVLDREDAARKAGSAGKPVLHTEVRIVRPDGSDADVGELGELWVKGPNITPGYWNRPEANKTSFTDGWLHTGDATRVDEEGFYYIVDRWKDMYISGGENVYPAEVENVLHQLNAIAEAAVIGIPDPQWGEVGLAIVAAKPGQRLTEADVFAHCAANLARFKCPRQVRFVEALPRNATGKIHKPTLRKEFSVTSEVDNKAANA